Proteins from one Stenotrophomonas aracearum genomic window:
- a CDS encoding ATP-binding protein, whose amino-acid sequence MDVTEARAQADALAAAKSAAERATAAKSNFLATMSHEIRTPMSGVLGMVEALSHTGLDGEQRRIISVIEDSAQMLRQILDDILDYSRIEAGALPLEPQPVALRTLLDNVQQLLSPQASSKGLALSLEVDAAVGPQHLADGMRLRQIVFNLLSNAIKFTNEGSVSIALSVDRADEISQTLRLSVIDTGIGISAEQRERLFKPFAQADVAITRHYGGTGLGLSICQRLVGLMRGKLEMQSEPGKGTRVDVVVSLPLVPADAVARDDQRAGGEVEPLPAGQARRRVLVVEDHPTNQALMRWRLQQLGLQHEVAVDGEAALALLDAAHFDLVITDCRMPVMDGYTLTRHIRERERGSGQRMPVLALTASALAEDVQRCREAGMDDLLAKPVALATLRQALRRWLPSDEGDAAPEPELPLAAAVPAAPPTRAAIVRRFGSEHVATVLIDSMREATADDLQRGRDARAQDDINTAVEVLHRIVGGLGTLGAEALAEQARALMQQIPEQGIAASAADIAAFETALQAYLDSL is encoded by the coding sequence GTGGACGTGACCGAAGCGCGCGCGCAGGCCGACGCATTGGCGGCGGCGAAGTCTGCTGCCGAACGCGCCACGGCGGCAAAGTCGAATTTCCTGGCCACCATGAGCCACGAGATCCGAACGCCGATGAGCGGGGTGCTGGGTATGGTGGAAGCGCTCTCGCACACCGGGCTGGACGGCGAACAGCGCCGCATCATCAGCGTGATCGAGGACTCGGCGCAGATGCTGCGGCAGATCCTGGACGACATCCTCGACTATTCGCGCATCGAAGCCGGCGCGCTGCCGCTGGAGCCGCAGCCGGTGGCATTGCGCACCCTGCTCGACAACGTGCAGCAGCTGCTGTCGCCGCAGGCGTCCAGCAAGGGCCTGGCGCTGAGCCTGGAGGTCGACGCGGCGGTGGGTCCACAGCACCTGGCCGACGGCATGCGCCTGCGCCAGATCGTGTTCAACCTGCTCAGCAATGCGATCAAGTTCACCAATGAGGGATCGGTCAGCATCGCGCTGTCGGTAGACCGCGCCGACGAGATCTCGCAGACCCTGCGCCTGAGCGTGATCGATACCGGCATCGGCATTTCAGCCGAGCAGCGCGAGCGGCTGTTCAAGCCGTTCGCGCAGGCCGACGTGGCCATTACCCGCCATTACGGCGGCACCGGGCTGGGGCTGAGCATCTGCCAGCGGCTCGTCGGCCTGATGCGCGGGAAGCTGGAAATGCAGAGCGAACCGGGCAAGGGCACCCGCGTGGACGTGGTGGTGAGCCTGCCGCTGGTGCCGGCCGACGCGGTGGCGCGCGATGACCAGCGCGCCGGCGGCGAGGTGGAGCCGCTGCCGGCCGGGCAGGCGCGGCGGCGCGTGCTGGTGGTGGAAGACCACCCCACCAACCAGGCACTGATGCGCTGGCGCCTGCAGCAGCTGGGCCTGCAGCACGAGGTGGCGGTGGATGGCGAAGCGGCGCTGGCGCTGCTGGACGCCGCGCACTTCGACCTGGTGATCACCGATTGCCGCATGCCGGTGATGGATGGCTACACGCTGACCCGGCACATCCGCGAGCGTGAACGTGGCAGTGGCCAGCGCATGCCGGTGCTCGCGCTGACCGCCAGCGCGCTGGCGGAAGACGTGCAGCGCTGCCGCGAAGCGGGCATGGATGACCTGCTGGCCAAGCCGGTGGCGCTGGCCACGTTGCGCCAGGCACTGCGCCGCTGGTTGCCCTCCGACGAAGGCGACGCCGCGCCGGAACCGGAGCTGCCGCTGGCGGCGGCGGTACCGGCAGCGCCGCCGACGCGTGCGGCGATCGTGCGCCGGTTCGGCTCCGAGCACGTGGCGACGGTGCTGATCGACAGCATGCGCGAAGCCACCGCGGACGACCTGCAGCGCGGTCGGGACGCCCGCGCGCAGGATGACATCAACACGGCGGTGGAAGTCCTGCACCGCATCGTGGGCGGGCTCGGCACGCTGGGTGCGGAGGCGCTGGCCGAGCAGGCGCGCGCGCTGATGCAGCAGATTCCGGAGCAGGGGATTGCGGCGAGCGCGGCGGACATCGCCGCGTTCGAGACCGCACTGCAGGCCTACCTGGATAGCCTGTAG
- a CDS encoding electron transfer flavoprotein-ubiquinone oxidoreductase has product MSEETTALPPREAMEFDVVVVGAGPAGLATAIRLRQRAIEAGRELSVCVLEKGSEPGAHILSGAIMDTRALTELFPDWAERGAPLKQKVTRDEFLFLSEDGARSTPHALLPECFHNEGNYIISLGEVTRWLAQQAEVLEVAIFPGFAAAEVLYDENGAVMGVATGDMGIRKDGSHGPNFERGMELHAKYTVFAEGSRGHLGRQLIARFQLDAGKDPQAYGIGIKELWQIDPAKHEPGLVVHTAGWPLDSDTYGGSFLYHADGGKVAVGFVVGLDYRNPWMSPFEEFQRFKTHPSIRKHLEGGKRIGYGARAITAGGLLSLPKTVFPGGALVGCEAGYLNASRIKGSHAAIKTGMLAADAAFDALVADRQRDELSAYPAAFESSWLNDELKQSKNFKQWFKKGRNVATLMTGIEQWLLPKLGIRNPPWTLRHSTPDHACLEPASQHTKIAYPKPDNVLTFDRLSSVFLSSTNHEEDQPSHLTLKDASVPVRINLSEYAGPEARYCPAGVYEFVGGEGQEQLQINAQNCVHCKTCDIKDPTQNIVWVTPQGGGGPNYSGM; this is encoded by the coding sequence ATGAGCGAAGAAACCACTGCCCTGCCCCCGCGTGAAGCCATGGAGTTCGACGTGGTTGTCGTCGGGGCCGGCCCGGCCGGCCTGGCCACCGCGATCCGCCTGCGCCAGCGCGCCATCGAAGCCGGCCGCGAGCTGTCGGTGTGCGTGCTGGAAAAGGGCTCCGAACCCGGCGCCCACATCCTGTCCGGCGCGATCATGGACACCCGCGCGCTGACCGAACTGTTCCCGGATTGGGCCGAACGCGGCGCGCCGCTGAAGCAGAAGGTCACCCGCGACGAGTTCCTGTTCCTGTCCGAAGACGGCGCGCGCAGCACCCCGCATGCGCTGCTGCCCGAGTGCTTCCACAACGAAGGCAACTACATCATCAGCCTCGGCGAGGTCACCCGCTGGCTGGCACAGCAGGCCGAAGTGCTGGAAGTGGCGATCTTCCCCGGCTTTGCCGCCGCCGAAGTGCTGTACGACGAGAACGGCGCGGTGATGGGCGTGGCCACCGGCGACATGGGCATCCGCAAGGACGGCTCGCACGGTCCCAATTTCGAACGCGGCATGGAGCTGCACGCCAAGTACACGGTCTTCGCCGAAGGCTCGCGCGGCCACCTCGGCCGCCAGCTGATCGCCCGCTTCCAGCTGGACGCCGGCAAGGACCCGCAGGCTTACGGCATCGGCATCAAGGAACTGTGGCAGATCGACCCGGCCAAGCATGAGCCGGGCCTGGTGGTGCACACCGCCGGCTGGCCGCTGGACAGCGATACTTACGGCGGCTCGTTCCTGTACCACGCCGACGGCGGCAAGGTCGCAGTGGGCTTCGTGGTCGGGCTGGACTACCGCAACCCGTGGATGAGCCCGTTCGAGGAGTTCCAGCGCTTCAAGACCCACCCGTCCATCCGCAAGCACCTGGAAGGCGGCAAGCGCATCGGCTACGGCGCGCGTGCGATCACCGCCGGTGGCCTGCTGTCGCTGCCCAAGACCGTGTTCCCGGGCGGCGCGCTGGTCGGCTGCGAAGCCGGTTACCTCAACGCCAGCCGCATCAAGGGCAGCCATGCCGCGATCAAGACCGGCATGCTGGCCGCCGACGCCGCGTTCGACGCGCTGGTTGCAGACCGCCAGCGCGACGAACTCAGCGCCTACCCGGCCGCCTTCGAAAGCAGCTGGTTGAACGACGAGCTGAAGCAGTCGAAGAACTTCAAGCAGTGGTTCAAGAAGGGCCGCAACGTCGCCACGCTGATGACCGGCATCGAGCAGTGGCTGCTGCCCAAGCTGGGCATCCGCAATCCGCCGTGGACCCTGCGCCACAGCACGCCGGACCACGCGTGCCTGGAGCCGGCGTCGCAGCACACGAAGATCGCCTACCCCAAGCCGGACAACGTGCTCACCTTCGACCGGCTGAGCTCGGTGTTCCTGAGCAGCACCAACCACGAAGAAGACCAGCCGTCGCACCTCACGCTGAAGGACGCCAGCGTGCCGGTGCGGATCAACCTGTCCGAGTACGCCGGCCCGGAAGCACGTTACTGCCCGGCCGGGGTGTACGAGTTCGTCGGTGGCGAAGGCCAGGAACAGCTGCAGATCAACGCGCAGAACTGCGTGCACTGCAAGACCTGCGACATCAAGGACCCGACCCAGAACATCGTGTGGGTGACCCCGCAGGGTGGCGGCGGCCCGAACTATTCGGGAATGTAA
- a CDS encoding GNAT family N-acetyltransferase: MPMQIRSERPGDAHAIHALTRDAFEHAPHSSHTEQHIVDALRDAGALAVSLVAEDSGAIIGHVALSPVQLSDGSEGWYGLGPISVSPERQGQGVGGALMKAAMESLEAMGAAGCVLLGDPAYYGRFGFHAEPRLRLAGVPAEYFQARLLRGEWPDAEVTYHASFSA, from the coding sequence TTGCCCATGCAGATCCGCAGCGAGCGTCCCGGCGACGCCCATGCCATTCACGCCCTCACCCGCGACGCGTTCGAACACGCCCCGCACAGCAGCCACACCGAACAGCACATCGTCGATGCGCTGCGCGATGCCGGTGCGCTGGCGGTATCGCTGGTGGCTGAAGATTCCGGCGCCATCATCGGCCACGTGGCGCTTTCGCCAGTGCAGCTCAGCGATGGCAGCGAAGGCTGGTACGGGCTCGGGCCGATCTCGGTGTCGCCGGAACGGCAGGGGCAGGGGGTTGGTGGGGCGTTGATGAAAGCGGCGATGGAGTCGCTTGAGGCGATGGGCGCGGCCGGGTGTGTGTTGTTGGGCGACCCCGCGTACTACGGACGGTTTGGGTTCCACGCAGAGCCGCGCCTGCGTCTGGCCGGGGTACCGGCGGAGTATTTCCAGGCACGGTTGTTGCGCGGGGAATGGCCAGACGCCGAGGTCACCTACCACGCGTCCTTCAGCGCGTAG
- a CDS encoding acyl-CoA dehydrogenase family protein: MALNPYDLFDVRSLLSEEERAVQASVARFTDEKVLPIIGDAFDQGRFPDELIPEIASLGLLGSSLPEQYGGGGLNAVSYGLICQELERGDSGLRSFVSVQSSLCMYPIFAYGSEEQRLRWLPDMAAGRVIGCFGLTEAHGGSDPAAMKTRAVKDGGDWLINGSKMWITSGPVADIAIVWAHTEDGIQGFVLEKGMPGFTTQEIKHKMSLRASLTGALFFDNVRVPERNRLPNVQGLKGPLGCLNQARYGISWGPIGAAVACLDEALGYTKERVLFGRPVAATQSAQIKLADMARRITTAQLLSLQLGRLKDAGQLQPQQVSLAKWNNCRMAIDIARECRDLLGGAGITTEHVAIRHALNLESVITYEGTETVHQLVIGRELTGINAF, from the coding sequence ATGGCCCTCAATCCGTACGATCTGTTCGATGTCCGCTCGCTGCTCAGCGAGGAGGAACGTGCCGTGCAGGCGAGCGTGGCGCGCTTCACCGACGAAAAGGTGCTGCCGATCATCGGCGACGCGTTCGACCAGGGCCGTTTCCCGGATGAATTGATTCCTGAAATCGCGTCGCTGGGCCTGCTCGGCTCCAGCCTGCCCGAGCAGTACGGCGGTGGCGGCTTGAACGCGGTGAGCTACGGCTTGATCTGCCAGGAACTGGAACGCGGCGACTCGGGCCTGCGCAGCTTCGTTTCGGTGCAGAGCTCACTGTGCATGTACCCCATCTTCGCCTACGGCAGCGAGGAGCAGCGCCTGCGCTGGCTGCCGGACATGGCCGCCGGCCGGGTGATCGGCTGCTTCGGCCTGACCGAGGCGCACGGCGGTTCCGACCCGGCCGCGATGAAGACCCGTGCAGTGAAGGACGGCGGCGACTGGCTGATCAACGGCAGCAAGATGTGGATCACCAGTGGCCCGGTGGCGGACATCGCCATTGTCTGGGCGCATACCGAAGACGGTATCCAGGGCTTCGTGCTGGAGAAGGGCATGCCCGGCTTCACCACGCAGGAGATCAAGCACAAGATGAGCCTGCGGGCCTCGCTGACCGGCGCGCTGTTCTTCGACAACGTGCGCGTGCCCGAGCGCAACCGCCTGCCGAACGTGCAGGGGCTGAAGGGGCCGCTGGGCTGCCTCAACCAGGCCCGTTACGGGATCAGCTGGGGGCCGATCGGCGCGGCCGTTGCCTGCCTGGACGAAGCGCTGGGCTACACAAAGGAGCGCGTGCTGTTCGGGCGCCCGGTGGCGGCCACCCAGAGCGCGCAGATCAAGCTGGCCGACATGGCCCGGCGCATCACCACCGCGCAGCTGCTGTCGCTGCAGCTGGGGCGGTTGAAGGATGCGGGGCAGCTGCAGCCGCAGCAGGTCAGCCTGGCCAAATGGAACAACTGCCGCATGGCGATCGACATCGCGCGCGAGTGCCGGGACCTTCTGGGCGGCGCGGGCATCACCACCGAGCACGTGGCGATCCGGCATGCGTTGAACCTGGAGTCGGTGATCACCTATGAAGGCACCGAGACCGTGCACCAGTTGGTGATTGGTCGCGAGCTTACGGGTATCAACGCGTTCTAG
- the trmL gene encoding tRNA (uridine(34)/cytosine(34)/5-carboxymethylaminomethyluridine(34)-2'-O)-methyltransferase TrmL yields the protein MTATPTFHVVLFQPEIPPNTGNVIRLCANTGARLHLIEPLGFDLSDKQLKRAGLDYHEYARLQVHPDLDTFLQAIAPKRLFALSTRGSVRYDTQQFEDGDAFLFGPETRGLPQDVLDALPDGRRLRLPMQPDNRSLNLSNTVAVVMFEAWRQNGFVGGA from the coding sequence ATGACCGCCACCCCGACGTTCCATGTAGTGTTGTTCCAGCCGGAAATTCCCCCGAATACCGGCAATGTGATCCGGCTCTGCGCCAACACCGGCGCGCGACTGCACCTGATCGAGCCGCTCGGTTTCGACCTGAGCGACAAGCAGCTCAAGCGCGCCGGGCTGGATTACCACGAATACGCCCGACTGCAGGTGCATCCAGACCTGGACACCTTCCTGCAGGCAATCGCGCCAAAGCGCCTGTTCGCCCTGAGCACCCGCGGCAGCGTGCGTTATGACACCCAGCAGTTCGAAGACGGCGACGCCTTCCTGTTCGGCCCGGAAACCCGCGGCCTGCCGCAGGACGTGCTGGACGCGCTGCCCGATGGGCGCCGCTTGAGGTTGCCGATGCAGCCGGATAACCGCAGTTTGAACCTGTCCAACACTGTCGCCGTGGTGATGTTCGAGGCCTGGCGCCAGAACGGGTTTGTAGGCGGCGCCTGA
- a CDS encoding M16 family metallopeptidase, with translation MTVQLRPRAALLAVALSAALGSLAPAPLMAKPAQVAKVDIPFEEFTLPNGLRVVVHTDRKAPIVAVNIWYHVGSKDEPAGRTGFAHLFEHLMFQGSENHAGEYFEPFKQVGVTGQNGTTNTDRTNYFENVPTTALDMALWMESDRMGHLLGAIDQAALDEQRGVVQNEKRQGENQPYGQVWEKINRALYPEGHPYHHSVIGSMNDLNAASLDDVKNWFRTWYGPNNAVLVLAGDIDVATAKEKVARYFGDIPAGPSMAQPKVDVAKREKSTRETMTDKVPQARVYRAWNVAQAGTTDIDQLQLFAQVLGGAKSSRLDQRLLHQDKLVDNISAGAYTSQLGSNFVIMATVKQGVDPAKVEAIIDEEVRRLVADGPTADELSRGKTAFRAGFIRGIERIGGFGGKADALAECTVFEGDPGCFRRSLATIDAASAADVRAAGAKWLGAGDHTLVVEPGARVALPELPSATPKPFTVPAVDPKFTTTASQVDRSTGVPQTKSFPELKFPQLHRATLKNGTQVILAERHDIPVVQFSYEFPGGFTADQGRKSGTANFTMDLMGEGAGKLGALPFADAADALGANLGASASLDSASVYLSALKENLAPSLALYADMLRQPRFDQSEIDRVKATWIAGIQQEKVNPSAAAMRVLPPLLYGAGHPYAIPFTGSGNEADIQSLTREDLVDFHRDALRPEQGTLIVVGDTTLKDIVPLLERQFGNWKSTGPAPQLKPLVDVARPAKARVYLIDQPGAVQANLYAGQVVPSTMDPGATRFDIANGVLGGDFTSRLNMNLREEKHWSYGARTMASSTLGQRPWMGMAPVQIDKTADAMKEMQKEIADFASGAEAVTPAEVTRIRNIQNLSLPGAYETASAVLGTISGIVRYQRPDDYVFKRKAEIEAMTPAQVQQAAATLDPKTLTWVVVGDLKQTEAPVRALNLGEVVVIDSDGKPVK, from the coding sequence ATGACCGTCCAACTTCGACCGCGTGCCGCACTGCTGGCTGTTGCGCTTTCCGCCGCACTGGGCAGCCTTGCCCCGGCACCGCTGATGGCCAAGCCGGCCCAGGTCGCCAAGGTCGACATTCCGTTCGAAGAGTTCACCCTGCCCAACGGCCTGCGCGTGGTGGTGCACACCGACCGCAAGGCCCCGATCGTGGCGGTGAACATCTGGTACCACGTGGGCAGCAAGGACGAACCGGCCGGCCGCACCGGCTTTGCGCACCTGTTCGAACACCTGATGTTCCAGGGCAGCGAAAACCACGCCGGCGAATACTTCGAACCGTTCAAGCAGGTCGGCGTGACCGGCCAGAACGGCACGACCAACACCGACCGCACCAACTACTTCGAGAACGTGCCCACCACCGCGCTGGACATGGCGCTGTGGATGGAGTCCGACCGCATGGGCCACCTGCTCGGCGCGATCGACCAGGCCGCGCTAGACGAACAGCGCGGCGTGGTCCAGAACGAAAAGCGCCAGGGCGAGAACCAGCCCTATGGCCAGGTGTGGGAAAAGATCAACCGCGCGCTGTACCCGGAAGGTCACCCGTACCACCACAGCGTGATCGGCTCGATGAATGACCTCAACGCGGCCTCGCTGGATGACGTCAAGAACTGGTTCCGCACCTGGTACGGCCCGAACAACGCGGTGCTGGTGCTGGCCGGCGACATCGACGTGGCCACCGCGAAGGAAAAGGTCGCGCGTTACTTCGGCGACATTCCGGCCGGCCCGAGCATGGCCCAGCCCAAGGTCGACGTGGCCAAGCGCGAAAAATCCACCCGCGAGACCATGACCGACAAGGTGCCGCAGGCACGCGTCTACCGCGCCTGGAACGTGGCCCAGGCAGGCACCACCGACATCGACCAGCTGCAGCTGTTCGCGCAGGTGCTGGGCGGGGCCAAGTCCTCTCGCCTGGACCAGCGCCTGCTGCACCAGGACAAGCTGGTGGACAACATCAGCGCCGGTGCCTACACCTCGCAGCTGGGCTCCAACTTCGTGATCATGGCCACGGTGAAGCAGGGCGTGGACCCGGCCAAGGTCGAGGCGATCATCGACGAGGAAGTGCGCCGCCTGGTGGCCGACGGCCCCACCGCCGATGAACTGAGCCGCGGCAAGACCGCATTCCGTGCCGGCTTCATCCGTGGCATCGAGCGCATCGGTGGGTTTGGCGGCAAGGCCGACGCGCTGGCCGAATGCACCGTTTTCGAAGGCGACCCGGGCTGCTTCCGCCGCTCGCTGGCCACCATCGACGCGGCCAGCGCCGCCGACGTACGCGCGGCCGGCGCCAAGTGGCTTGGCGCGGGCGACCACACCCTGGTGGTGGAGCCGGGCGCGCGCGTGGCGCTGCCGGAACTGCCCTCGGCCACCCCGAAGCCGTTCACCGTGCCGGCCGTGGACCCGAAGTTCACCACCACCGCCAGCCAGGTCGACCGCAGCACCGGCGTGCCGCAGACCAAGAGCTTCCCGGAACTGAAGTTCCCGCAGCTGCACCGCGCCACGTTGAAGAACGGCACCCAGGTGATCCTGGCCGAACGCCACGACATCCCGGTGGTGCAGTTCAGCTATGAGTTCCCCGGTGGCTTCACCGCCGACCAGGGCCGCAAGTCCGGCACCGCCAACTTCACCATGGACCTGATGGGCGAGGGCGCCGGCAAGCTCGGCGCACTGCCGTTCGCCGACGCGGCCGACGCGCTGGGCGCCAACCTGGGCGCTTCGGCGTCGCTGGACAGCGCCAGCGTGTACCTCTCGGCGCTGAAGGAGAACCTGGCGCCGTCGCTGGCCCTGTATGCCGACATGCTGCGCCAGCCGCGCTTCGACCAGAGCGAGATCGACCGGGTCAAGGCGACCTGGATCGCCGGGATCCAGCAGGAGAAGGTCAACCCCAGCGCCGCGGCCATGCGCGTGCTGCCGCCGCTGCTGTACGGCGCCGGCCACCCGTACGCCATTCCGTTCACCGGCAGCGGCAATGAAGCCGACATCCAGTCGCTGACCCGCGAGGACCTGGTCGACTTCCACCGCGACGCGCTGCGTCCGGAGCAGGGCACCCTGATCGTGGTGGGCGACACCACCCTGAAGGACATCGTGCCGCTGCTGGAGCGCCAGTTCGGCAACTGGAAGAGCACCGGCCCGGCCCCGCAGCTCAAGCCGCTGGTCGACGTGGCCCGCCCGGCCAAGGCCCGCGTGTACCTGATCGACCAGCCTGGCGCGGTGCAGGCCAACCTGTACGCCGGCCAGGTGGTGCCCTCCACCATGGACCCGGGCGCCACCCGCTTCGACATTGCCAACGGCGTGCTCGGCGGTGACTTCACCTCGCGCCTGAACATGAACCTGCGCGAGGAGAAGCACTGGTCCTACGGCGCCCGCACCATGGCCAGCAGCACCCTGGGCCAGCGCCCGTGGATGGGCATGGCGCCGGTGCAGATCGACAAGACCGCCGATGCGATGAAGGAAATGCAGAAGGAGATTGCCGACTTTGCTTCCGGTGCCGAAGCCGTCACTCCGGCCGAAGTCACCCGCATCCGCAACATCCAGAACCTGAGCCTGCCGGGCGCGTATGAAACCGCCAGCGCGGTGCTGGGCACCATCAGCGGCATCGTCCGCTACCAGCGCCCGGACGACTACGTGTTCAAGCGCAAGGCCGAAATCGAAGCGATGACCCCGGCCCAGGTGCAGCAGGCCGCCGCCACGCTTGATCCCAAGACCCTGACCTGGGTGGTGGTGGGCGACCTGAAGCAGACCGAAGCCCCGGTGCGCGCGCTGAACCTGGGCGAGGTGGTGGTGATTGACTCGGATGGGAAGCCGGTGAAATAA
- a CDS encoding DUF4156 domain-containing protein, with protein MRLLLLSAAILATSACTWVPIEPVGKAVRVLPAGPVPTCCIDKGEVVVTVKSKVGFYNRNPLRVQEELETLARNEAPSASANAVQASGLPADGSQRFKAFQCPPR; from the coding sequence ATGCGCCTTCTGCTACTTTCCGCCGCCATCCTCGCTACCTCCGCCTGCACCTGGGTGCCGATCGAACCGGTGGGCAAGGCGGTGCGGGTGCTGCCGGCCGGGCCGGTGCCGACCTGCTGCATCGACAAGGGCGAGGTGGTGGTGACCGTGAAGAGCAAGGTCGGCTTCTACAACCGCAACCCGCTGCGCGTGCAGGAAGAGCTGGAAACCCTGGCCCGCAACGAGGCCCCCAGCGCCTCGGCCAACGCGGTCCAGGCCTCCGGCCTGCCGGCCGACGGCAGCCAGCGTTTCAAGGCGTTCCAGTGCCCGCCGCGCTGA
- a CDS encoding 3-oxoacyl-ACP synthase III, with product MLFKNVSIAGLAHIDAPHTLTSKEINERLQPTLDRLGIRTDVLGDIAGIHARRLWDADMLASDAATLAARKALEDAGIGADKIGLLVNTSVSRDYLEPSTASIVSGNLGVSDECMTFDVANACLAFINGMDIAARMLERGDIDYALIVDGETANLVYEKTLERMAQPGVTADDFRNEMAALTLGCGAAAMVMARTELVPDAPRYRGGVTRSATEWNQLCRGNLDRMVTDTRMLLIEGIKLAQKTFMAAREALGWAVEELDQFVIHQVSQPHTAAFIKNFGIDPKKVMTIFGEHGNIGPASVPIVLSKLKQLGKLKKGDRIALLGIGSGLNCSMAEVVW from the coding sequence ATGCTCTTCAAGAATGTATCGATCGCCGGCCTGGCGCACATCGACGCGCCGCATACGCTGACGTCGAAGGAAATCAACGAACGCCTGCAGCCGACACTGGACCGCCTGGGTATCCGCACCGACGTGCTCGGCGATATCGCCGGCATCCACGCCCGTCGCCTGTGGGACGCGGACATGCTCGCCTCCGACGCCGCGACCCTGGCCGCCCGCAAGGCGCTGGAAGACGCCGGCATCGGTGCCGACAAGATCGGCCTGCTGGTCAACACCTCGGTCAGCCGCGACTACCTGGAGCCGTCCACCGCCTCCATCGTCTCGGGCAACCTGGGCGTCAGCGACGAGTGCATGACCTTCGACGTCGCCAACGCCTGCCTGGCCTTCATCAACGGCATGGACATCGCGGCCCGCATGCTGGAACGCGGCGACATCGACTACGCCTTGATCGTCGACGGTGAAACCGCCAACCTGGTGTACGAGAAGACCCTCGAGCGCATGGCCCAGCCGGGCGTGACCGCCGACGACTTCCGCAACGAGATGGCCGCCCTGACCCTGGGTTGTGGCGCCGCCGCCATGGTCATGGCCCGCACCGAACTCGTGCCGGACGCGCCGCGCTACCGCGGTGGCGTGACCCGCTCGGCCACCGAGTGGAACCAGCTGTGCCGGGGCAACCTGGACCGCATGGTCACCGACACCCGCATGCTGCTGATCGAAGGCATCAAGCTGGCCCAGAAGACCTTCATGGCCGCCCGCGAAGCACTGGGCTGGGCCGTGGAAGAACTGGACCAGTTCGTGATCCACCAGGTCAGCCAGCCGCACACCGCTGCCTTCATCAAGAACTTCGGCATCGACCCGAAGAAGGTGATGACCATCTTCGGCGAGCACGGCAACATCGGCCCGGCCTCGGTGCCGATCGTGCTGAGCAAGCTCAAGCAGCTGGGCAAGCTGAAGAAGGGCGACCGCATCGCGCTGCTCGGCATCGGCTCCGGCCTGAACTGCTCGATGGCCGAAGTGGTCTGGTAA
- a CDS encoding alpha/beta fold hydrolase, whose product MSKLPGYPAHPQRFEVRPGLSMSYLDEGPRDGEVVVMVHGNPSWSYYWRTLVAGLSDRYRCIVPDHIGMGLSDKPDDAHYEYTLQSRVDDLDALLAHLGITGPVTLAVHDWGGMIGFGWALSHHAQVKRLVVLNTAAFLMPAAKQMPWQIALGRHWKIGEWIIRSFNAFSSGASWLGVERKMPADVRRAYVSPYNTYANRISTIRFMQDIPLGPADKAWSLLERAGKALPSFADRPAFIGWGLRDFVFDHHFLAGFQAALPQAQVHAFEDAGHYVLEDKHEVLVPEIRAFLDANPV is encoded by the coding sequence ATGTCCAAGCTTCCCGGTTACCCCGCCCATCCGCAGCGTTTCGAGGTCCGCCCGGGCTTGTCGATGAGCTATCTCGACGAAGGCCCGCGCGACGGCGAGGTGGTGGTGATGGTCCACGGCAATCCGTCGTGGAGCTACTACTGGCGCACGCTGGTGGCCGGGCTGTCGGACCGTTACCGCTGCATCGTGCCCGACCACATCGGCATGGGCCTGTCGGACAAGCCGGATGACGCGCACTACGAGTACACCCTGCAGTCGCGCGTGGACGACCTGGACGCGCTGCTGGCGCACCTGGGCATCACCGGCCCGGTCACCCTGGCCGTGCACGACTGGGGCGGCATGATCGGTTTCGGCTGGGCGCTGTCGCACCATGCGCAGGTCAAGCGCCTGGTGGTGCTCAACACCGCCGCCTTCCTGATGCCGGCCGCCAAGCAGATGCCGTGGCAGATCGCGCTGGGCCGGCACTGGAAGATCGGCGAGTGGATCATCCGCAGCTTCAATGCGTTCTCGTCCGGTGCCTCGTGGCTGGGCGTGGAGCGGAAGATGCCGGCGGACGTGCGCCGCGCCTATGTGTCGCCGTACAACACCTACGCCAACAGGATCAGCACCATCCGCTTCATGCAGGACATTCCGCTGGGCCCGGCCGACAAGGCCTGGTCGCTGCTGGAACGTGCCGGCAAGGCGCTGCCGTCGTTCGCCGACCGCCCGGCCTTCATCGGCTGGGGCCTGCGCGACTTCGTGTTCGACCATCATTTCCTGGCGGGCTTCCAGGCCGCGCTGCCGCAGGCGCAGGTGCACGCGTTCGAAGACGCCGGGCATTACGTGCTGGAAGACAAGCACGAAGTGCTGGTGCCGGAGATCCGGGCGTTCCTGGACGCGAACCCGGTTTGA